ATGCGAATGGAAATGAAAAGGGAAACCTTAACACTCTTGTCAAAGCAATCCCTGGAGTATCTATTGCCAGTCATGCTGATCATCACAAGCATAGTAAAAGCGTCAAGAGACGTGAGAAAAGAGCTCAGCAAGAAGCTGCAAGGGAGCAAAGAAAACAGGAGCAACAAAGAAACATCACTAGTGATAAGAGTGGTTGAGGATGAGTTATTGGAGAAGAAGCTGGACCCACTTGGAATGACCATTAATGAGGTTAAACCTGATGGCCACTGCCTTTATCGAGCTGTTAGAAGATCAGCTAGCTCACTTGTCAGGAGGGTCTTCACTAAAAAAGATCTGTGCTCAACTTATAATTCCTCACCTATTTTCAGCTTTGAATTTTCTGTAACATACTCTAATTAAAATGATGCAGGGTGAGGCAGATGATAAAATCAAAGATGTTTGTGCTGATGATCTTGAGTACATGTTTTACTCAGACATCAAGGAACTTTCTCCCACAGACTTGCATAAATCCGTCGTTTCTTTGAAGACTATATCCTAAATGTCACCCTTTTTCAAATAATTACTATTATATTTCTTACTTCTCTAATGTTTCTCCTCAACTTTTCTAATAATTTGTTGTATCTCCTCAAATTTTAAACACCGACAAGAAATACACtacattttttattcaaaagaTTCATTATTTCCCGTCAGTTGTTCTTCACTTCTTAATCTTTCGAAAAGTATACAGATAAGGAATAGCGGATTGTTCAGACTTTTGATTGAATATTTAAGATTAAAGGACACTCATTATGTCAGGAAATCAAAGCAAAGACCCAATTCATGTTGAACAATTTCCCTACACAGGAAATCTTACCCCTAACCACATGAAGACTCCAACAGATGCTAATTCTGAACAACATACAATACAAAGGAACACAAATATATGGCCTCAACTATCAGAACCAACTTCTATCTAGGTAGGTCCTTCAACCTGTACCCTCAACTCAAAACCAGCAAGAACTAAAGCAACTTATACCAAAATTTCATCAAAACTAAAGCAGCAGGTTTGATTAAATTTTGATTGTGTGTCAAGCATCTTTTCAGGAAGAAAAAAAGGAATATGCATATACTTACTTCAAGATGATGATTCGTCACTTTCAGCATCAAGAGTGTCAGATAAATCCTTCCAACAAGCTTGTAGAATCTTCATGAGTCTTTTCTCCCAAAGTTTGTTGTTTTAAGAAATTTTTTGATCTACCTCATTCCTAATCAGCCCAGCCTCTTTTTTAGCATCTAGAACTGCTTCCTCACCCGTCTTTTTAACTTCATTAACCTCTTGAGCAAGACTTAATCGGGAAGGCTTCACTTAAAAATGCTTTGTAATACTTCTACCAGGTCCATTGGCACGCAAATATCCATGCGTATCTTTGCCGAGCACCTCTTGGAAAATCTGTTCATCTGTTTTCTTATGAAGTCCTTGTTCTCTTTGCTCCTTTAATTTCGTTAGTTCATCCTACACGCAAATAAAGATGAGTTGGGTAATGTAATAGTGTATGCAACCCTAGGATAAGTTCTGAAGAAGTTATAAACTTACTACTGCATGTACGTTATTGGCTAAGGTCACAGCATTTACTCGCttctttgattttgattttgattttctcTAACGAGATTCTACCATCACATCAAGACGTGTACATTTCCCATCATTTTGTTCCATCTACAATAGCAGCTttgtaaaaataatttatttaaaaaacaattaatattcaaatatatttatatatattcacTTACGATGTCTTGTTTAAGGCGAGCAAAACTTTGAGTGCCATTGTAGTGAGGCATCCTTTGAAAGGACCTGCTTTTTTTTGCCTTTTCACTCTTCTCCTGGAAGTAACAAAACTTATGTTGAATCCCGATCAAGGATTTTGAAATGTTGGAAAGTAATCTACTAATGACATGCTAGGTATACGATGCATGGGCTCACAGATTTGAGCTTGAAAAACATTTATTAATAGCCAAAAAAACTTACCTGAAACTTAGAATCACTCCAAAGCTCAACTAAGTATTTCCAATCTACTTTTGTCATGCTTGGAGGCTTATTTTTCAAGCGCTCCTCTTTCGTTTTCAAAGTTGGATCGTTGaagaacttcctcttcaatttGTGCCTGCTATCCCTAAATAACCTTCTTGCATGTTTCATGACATTTTCCTTCCTAAACTCGGGATCATCAAATGAGAATTTCTCCTAAATTTTACAAAAAAGCATCAATTAAAGATTATAAGTCGACAACATAAGAAAAATGAATATACGTTTCAGGTTTAAAGTCTTCCCAAAGTTTGACTTGTACATTATAACTATATTACCAGGATACAAGTCCACAAATGATCTGACGTTTCAGGTTTAAAGTCTTCCCAAAGTTTGACTTGTACGGGACAAACTGAACGGTTTTGTACTTGTTGACCTAAGTAGAAAGAAAATAATGAAGATTCGGGACCAATTGAATTTCCGTCATCATCAAACTCCACATTGATTTTTTTCCCAGGGGGTAACAATGTAAGCTTTCTGCAATAAACTGTCCCCCTTGATTTCTTCGATTTTGTAACAGTTTCTGGACAAAGGGAAAAACAAATTATGCAAAGAAAATATCAGATTATAATATCAAATTATCAGGTTGCATGCCATACACATATGTGATTCAATAGATGTATAATATGTGACAAAGAGATGTTCCGTTGCTTGGAGGCATGACAGTGTCCAATTCATGCATAGAACACATTGTTGCACTgttttggtttaaacattttgTGGTCAATACTAGTTGACACTACACCTTTGTTGCACATAAATTTCATGAAGGTCTTACATATCTGCCCATTTCAGAAATATGTCAGTTTTGTGAACTCATAAGAACTTAAGTGAAAAATCTTCTTTAGTAGATTACTGACTTTAATTCCAGGTTATCCAAGTTTCAGACATCGAAATATCCACAGGTATTAATTTCTAGCTTCATTTGTGACTGTAGGTAGGTTCTATTATAGGTCTGAGAAGGTTCTACCAAGAGTATAATGTAATGCCAACTTTGAGCAAAGTTCTAAGGCGGTATGGCTTGTGATCGGGTGTATACTAGATATATTTTCAGGTATCCGTTTCATATCTGCTTACTGCTAATCTGACACTGCTAATCTGAAGTTGTGCAAATCTGACACTTCTGTGAAGGTTAAAGCCTCGATAAGATTTAGAGATAGGGCTTCCAGTTTGTCTTTTAAGAAGGTCAATTCTTCTGTCCAAATTAACCAGGAAATTACAGTACAGCTATACTAGTACTACAGCATATGACATCCAATTTAGCAGTGCAATACACCTCTAATTCATTATCCACTCCCTCTAGAACTAAAGTATTCTTGACCTTTTAGTAACCAAGATCGAGCattgactttttttttcttcttctaattactcccttcgtcccaacTCAGAGTTAACATTGAGTTAATGCACATATAGAGGGGAGAATAAACAGAGAGAAATGGTGGGGTGGATAAGTGTGGTCCAAAGAGAGAAAATAGCATAAAGATTGAATGTCAACTGTAGGCTGGGGGGCAGACCTTGCAAAGAGAGTATATGTTAACTTGGAAGTATGTTGGATTAGTACTATAATATTTGTACCTACACATTTGCGATCAATATGATTCTTCAGAAATTAATGGTCAAAATCACCAAAGCATCAGCCATTCAGTCACAGAATTTGAACTCATAGAGGGTCTAATTGTTAGTTC
This Spinacia oleracea cultivar Varoflay chromosome 6, BTI_SOV_V1, whole genome shotgun sequence DNA region includes the following protein-coding sequences:
- the LOC110802434 gene encoding soluble inorganic pyrophosphatase 3-like; translation: MRRNFHHWDIIAVLMRMEMKRETLTLLSKQSLEYLLPVMLIITSIVKASRDVRKELSKKLQGSKENRSNKETSLVIRVVEDELLEKKLDPLGMTINEVKPDGHCLYRAVRRSASSLVRRGEADDKIKDVCADDLEYMFYSDIKELSPTDLHKSVVSLKTIS